One stretch of Macaca nemestrina isolate mMacNem1 chromosome 17, mMacNem.hap1, whole genome shotgun sequence DNA includes these proteins:
- the LOC105469124 gene encoding CMRF35-like molecule 8 isoform X5 → MWLPWALLLLWVPGCFALRGPGTVAGPVGGSLSVQCWYEEKHKTLNKYWCRQRWLLPCDKIVDTKGSAEEMNGRVSIRDCPANLSFTVTLKNLTEEDAGTYWCGVDTPWHKDPIVQVEVSMSPASMSMTPISITAAKTSTITTAFPPVSSTSLFTVSATHSTSNWEENEEVVSSQLPLLLSLLALLLLLLMGASLLVWRMFQKRIKAGEHSELSQNPKQAAEQSELHYANLELLSWPLQEEPAPPREVQVEYSTVVFVCDPLWVNPWAQPPSTGITGWGLPPWVMTHLLVGEFKQKLRVTWQRGSGEMPPPGKNFTMPRWCLILTPTG, encoded by the exons ATGTGGCTGCCTTGGGCTCTGCTGCTTCTCTGGGTCCCAG GCTGTTTTGCTCTGAGAGGCCCCGGCACCGTGGCTGGCCCCGTGGGGGGATCCCTGAGCGTGCAGTGTTGGTATGAGGAGAAACACAAGACTCTCAACAAATACTGGTGCAGACAACGATGGCTTCTCCCGTGTGACAAGATTGTGGACACCAAAGGATCAGCAGAAGAAATGAACGGCCGAGTGTCCATCAGGGACTGTCCTGCAAACCTCAGCTTCACAGTGACCTTGAAGAACCTCACAGAGGAGGACGCAGGCACATACTGGTGTGGGGTGGATACACCGTGGCACAAAGATCCCATAGTCCAGGTTGAGGTGTCCATGTCCCCAG CATCAATGTCAATGACACCTATAAGCATCACTGCGGCCAAGACCTCAACAATCACAACTGCATTTCCACCTGTATCATCTACTTCCCTGTTTACAGTGAGTGCCACCCACAGTACCAGCAACTGGGAGGAAAATGAGGAGGTCGTGAGCTCACA GCTCCCGCTGCTCCTCTCCCTGTTGGCATTGTTGCTGCTTCTGTTGATGGGGGCCTCCCTGCTAGTCTGGAGGATGTTTCAGAAACGGATCAAAG CTGGTGAGCATTCGGAGCTGTCCCAGAACCCCAAGCAG GCTGCCGAGCAGAGTGAGCTGCACTACGCGAATCTGGAGCTACTGTCGTGGCCTCTGCAGGAAGAGCCAGCACCACCAAGAGAGGTGCAGGTGGAATACAGCACCGTG GTTTTTGTCTGTGACCCGCTGTGGGTCAACCCTTGGGCGCAGCCACCTTCAACTGGAATAACAGGATGGGGGCTGCCTCCCTGGGTCATGACTCACCTACTAGTGGGAGAGTTCAAGCAGAAGCTGCGGGTCACTTGGCAGAGAGGATCGGGAGAGAT GCCGCCCCCAGGGAAGAACTTCACTATGCCTCGGTGGTGTTTGATTCTAACACCAACAGGATAG
- the LOC105469124 gene encoding CMRF35-like molecule 8 isoform X6 yields MWLPWALLLLWVPGCFALRGPGTVAGPVGGSLSVQCWYEEKHKTLNKYWCRQRWLLPCDKIVDTKGSAEEMNGRVSIRDCPANLSFTVTLKNLTEEDAGTYWCGVDTPWHKDPIVQVEVSMSPASMSMTPISITAAKTSTITTAFPPVSSTSLFTVSATHSTSNWEENEEVVSSQLPLLLSLLALLLLLLMGASLLVWRMFQKRIKAGEHSELSQNPKQAAEQSELHYANLELLSWPLQEEPAPPREVQVEYSTVAAPREELHYASVVFDSNTNRIAAQRPQEKEPDSHYSVIKKT; encoded by the exons ATGTGGCTGCCTTGGGCTCTGCTGCTTCTCTGGGTCCCAG GCTGTTTTGCTCTGAGAGGCCCCGGCACCGTGGCTGGCCCCGTGGGGGGATCCCTGAGCGTGCAGTGTTGGTATGAGGAGAAACACAAGACTCTCAACAAATACTGGTGCAGACAACGATGGCTTCTCCCGTGTGACAAGATTGTGGACACCAAAGGATCAGCAGAAGAAATGAACGGCCGAGTGTCCATCAGGGACTGTCCTGCAAACCTCAGCTTCACAGTGACCTTGAAGAACCTCACAGAGGAGGACGCAGGCACATACTGGTGTGGGGTGGATACACCGTGGCACAAAGATCCCATAGTCCAGGTTGAGGTGTCCATGTCCCCAG CATCAATGTCAATGACACCTATAAGCATCACTGCGGCCAAGACCTCAACAATCACAACTGCATTTCCACCTGTATCATCTACTTCCCTGTTTACAGTGAGTGCCACCCACAGTACCAGCAACTGGGAGGAAAATGAGGAGGTCGTGAGCTCACA GCTCCCGCTGCTCCTCTCCCTGTTGGCATTGTTGCTGCTTCTGTTGATGGGGGCCTCCCTGCTAGTCTGGAGGATGTTTCAGAAACGGATCAAAG CTGGTGAGCATTCGGAGCTGTCCCAGAACCCCAAGCAG GCTGCCGAGCAGAGTGAGCTGCACTACGCGAATCTGGAGCTACTGTCGTGGCCTCTGCAGGAAGAGCCAGCACCACCAAGAGAGGTGCAGGTGGAATACAGCACCGTG GCCGCCCCCAGGGAAGAACTTCACTATGCCTCGGTGGTGTTTGATTCTAACACCAACAGGATAGCTGCTCAGAGGCCCCAGGAGAAGGAACCAGATTCACATTACAGTGTGATAAAGAAGACATAG
- the LOC105469124 gene encoding CMRF35-like molecule 8 isoform X3, translating to MKGHTPGRGRSQSLSPLCTQVPWLNHSGVSDKGLVQKRNLLGFQLNSYRKRGERQDGWRAAATDCEAHVGRMGCFALRGPGTVAGPVGGSLSVQCWYEEKHKTLNKYWCRQRWLLPCDKIVDTKGSAEEMNGRVSIRDCPANLSFTVTLKNLTEEDAGTYWCGVDTPWHKDPIVQVEVSMSPVSATHSTSNWEENEEVVSSQLPLLLSLLALLLLLLMGASLLVWRMFQKRIKAGEHSELSQNPKQAAEQSELHYANLELLSWPLQEEPAPPREVQVEYSTVVFVCDPLWVNPWAQPPSTGITGWGLPPWVMTHLLVGEFKQKLRVTWQRGSGEMPPPGKNFTMPRWCLILTPTG from the exons ATGAAGGGCCACACCCCTGGGAGAGGAAGGAGCCAGAGCCTCTCCCCGCTCTGCACCCAGGTACCTTGGCTGAACCACAGTGGGGTGAGTGATAAGGGGTTGGTGCAGAAAAGGAACCTTTTAGGTTTTCAGTTGAATTCTTACAGGAAGAGGGGCGAGAGGCAGGATGGGTGGAGAGCGGCAGCCACTGACTGCGAGGCGCATGTGGGGAGGATGG GCTGTTTTGCTCTGAGAGGCCCCGGCACCGTGGCTGGCCCCGTGGGGGGATCCCTGAGCGTGCAGTGTTGGTATGAGGAGAAACACAAGACTCTCAACAAATACTGGTGCAGACAACGATGGCTTCTCCCGTGTGACAAGATTGTGGACACCAAAGGATCAGCAGAAGAAATGAACGGCCGAGTGTCCATCAGGGACTGTCCTGCAAACCTCAGCTTCACAGTGACCTTGAAGAACCTCACAGAGGAGGACGCAGGCACATACTGGTGTGGGGTGGATACACCGTGGCACAAAGATCCCATAGTCCAGGTTGAGGTGTCCATGTCCCCAG TGAGTGCCACCCACAGTACCAGCAACTGGGAGGAAAATGAGGAGGTCGTGAGCTCACA GCTCCCGCTGCTCCTCTCCCTGTTGGCATTGTTGCTGCTTCTGTTGATGGGGGCCTCCCTGCTAGTCTGGAGGATGTTTCAGAAACGGATCAAAG CTGGTGAGCATTCGGAGCTGTCCCAGAACCCCAAGCAG GCTGCCGAGCAGAGTGAGCTGCACTACGCGAATCTGGAGCTACTGTCGTGGCCTCTGCAGGAAGAGCCAGCACCACCAAGAGAGGTGCAGGTGGAATACAGCACCGTG GTTTTTGTCTGTGACCCGCTGTGGGTCAACCCTTGGGCGCAGCCACCTTCAACTGGAATAACAGGATGGGGGCTGCCTCCCTGGGTCATGACTCACCTACTAGTGGGAGAGTTCAAGCAGAAGCTGCGGGTCACTTGGCAGAGAGGATCGGGAGAGAT GCCGCCCCCAGGGAAGAACTTCACTATGCCTCGGTGGTGTTTGATTCTAACACCAACAGGATAG
- the LOC105469124 gene encoding CMRF35-like molecule 8 isoform X1 has translation MKGHTPGRGRSQSLSPLCTQVPWLNHSGVSDKGLVQKRNLLGFQLNSYRKRGERQDGWRAAATDCEAHVGRMGCFALRGPGTVAGPVGGSLSVQCWYEEKHKTLNKYWCRQRWLLPCDKIVDTKGSAEEMNGRVSIRDCPANLSFTVTLKNLTEEDAGTYWCGVDTPWHKDPIVQVEVSMSPASMSMTPISITAAKTSTITTAFPPVSSTSLFTVSATHSTSNWEENEEVVSSQLPLLLSLLALLLLLLMGASLLVWRMFQKRIKAGEHSELSQNPKQAAEQSELHYANLELLSWPLQEEPAPPREVQVEYSTVVFVCDPLWVNPWAQPPSTGITGWGLPPWVMTHLLVGEFKQKLRVTWQRGSGEMPPPGKNFTMPRWCLILTPTG, from the exons ATGAAGGGCCACACCCCTGGGAGAGGAAGGAGCCAGAGCCTCTCCCCGCTCTGCACCCAGGTACCTTGGCTGAACCACAGTGGGGTGAGTGATAAGGGGTTGGTGCAGAAAAGGAACCTTTTAGGTTTTCAGTTGAATTCTTACAGGAAGAGGGGCGAGAGGCAGGATGGGTGGAGAGCGGCAGCCACTGACTGCGAGGCGCATGTGGGGAGGATGG GCTGTTTTGCTCTGAGAGGCCCCGGCACCGTGGCTGGCCCCGTGGGGGGATCCCTGAGCGTGCAGTGTTGGTATGAGGAGAAACACAAGACTCTCAACAAATACTGGTGCAGACAACGATGGCTTCTCCCGTGTGACAAGATTGTGGACACCAAAGGATCAGCAGAAGAAATGAACGGCCGAGTGTCCATCAGGGACTGTCCTGCAAACCTCAGCTTCACAGTGACCTTGAAGAACCTCACAGAGGAGGACGCAGGCACATACTGGTGTGGGGTGGATACACCGTGGCACAAAGATCCCATAGTCCAGGTTGAGGTGTCCATGTCCCCAG CATCAATGTCAATGACACCTATAAGCATCACTGCGGCCAAGACCTCAACAATCACAACTGCATTTCCACCTGTATCATCTACTTCCCTGTTTACAGTGAGTGCCACCCACAGTACCAGCAACTGGGAGGAAAATGAGGAGGTCGTGAGCTCACA GCTCCCGCTGCTCCTCTCCCTGTTGGCATTGTTGCTGCTTCTGTTGATGGGGGCCTCCCTGCTAGTCTGGAGGATGTTTCAGAAACGGATCAAAG CTGGTGAGCATTCGGAGCTGTCCCAGAACCCCAAGCAG GCTGCCGAGCAGAGTGAGCTGCACTACGCGAATCTGGAGCTACTGTCGTGGCCTCTGCAGGAAGAGCCAGCACCACCAAGAGAGGTGCAGGTGGAATACAGCACCGTG GTTTTTGTCTGTGACCCGCTGTGGGTCAACCCTTGGGCGCAGCCACCTTCAACTGGAATAACAGGATGGGGGCTGCCTCCCTGGGTCATGACTCACCTACTAGTGGGAGAGTTCAAGCAGAAGCTGCGGGTCACTTGGCAGAGAGGATCGGGAGAGAT GCCGCCCCCAGGGAAGAACTTCACTATGCCTCGGTGGTGTTTGATTCTAACACCAACAGGATAG
- the LOC105469124 gene encoding CMRF35-like molecule 8 isoform X4: MKGHTPGRGRSQSLSPLCTQVPWLNHSGVSDKGLVQKRNLLGFQLNSYRKRGERQDGWRAAATDCEAHVGRMGCFALRGPGTVAGPVGGSLSVQCWYEEKHKTLNKYWCRQRWLLPCDKIVDTKGSAEEMNGRVSIRDCPANLSFTVTLKNLTEEDAGTYWCGVDTPWHKDPIVQVEVSMSPASMSMTPISITAAKTSTITTAFPPVSSTSLFTVSATHSTSNWEENEEVVSSQLPLLLSLLALLLLLLMGASLLVWRMFQKRIKAGEHSELSQNPKQAAEQSELHYANLELLSWPLQEEPAPPREVQVEYSTVRQGLTVLLSLELLELCNVDSWI, encoded by the exons ATGAAGGGCCACACCCCTGGGAGAGGAAGGAGCCAGAGCCTCTCCCCGCTCTGCACCCAGGTACCTTGGCTGAACCACAGTGGGGTGAGTGATAAGGGGTTGGTGCAGAAAAGGAACCTTTTAGGTTTTCAGTTGAATTCTTACAGGAAGAGGGGCGAGAGGCAGGATGGGTGGAGAGCGGCAGCCACTGACTGCGAGGCGCATGTGGGGAGGATGG GCTGTTTTGCTCTGAGAGGCCCCGGCACCGTGGCTGGCCCCGTGGGGGGATCCCTGAGCGTGCAGTGTTGGTATGAGGAGAAACACAAGACTCTCAACAAATACTGGTGCAGACAACGATGGCTTCTCCCGTGTGACAAGATTGTGGACACCAAAGGATCAGCAGAAGAAATGAACGGCCGAGTGTCCATCAGGGACTGTCCTGCAAACCTCAGCTTCACAGTGACCTTGAAGAACCTCACAGAGGAGGACGCAGGCACATACTGGTGTGGGGTGGATACACCGTGGCACAAAGATCCCATAGTCCAGGTTGAGGTGTCCATGTCCCCAG CATCAATGTCAATGACACCTATAAGCATCACTGCGGCCAAGACCTCAACAATCACAACTGCATTTCCACCTGTATCATCTACTTCCCTGTTTACAGTGAGTGCCACCCACAGTACCAGCAACTGGGAGGAAAATGAGGAGGTCGTGAGCTCACA GCTCCCGCTGCTCCTCTCCCTGTTGGCATTGTTGCTGCTTCTGTTGATGGGGGCCTCCCTGCTAGTCTGGAGGATGTTTCAGAAACGGATCAAAG CTGGTGAGCATTCGGAGCTGTCCCAGAACCCCAAGCAG GCTGCCGAGCAGAGTGAGCTGCACTACGCGAATCTGGAGCTACTGTCGTGGCCTCTGCAGGAAGAGCCAGCACCACCAAGAGAGGTGCAGGTGGAATACAGCACCGTG
- the LOC105469124 gene encoding CMRF35-like molecule 8 isoform X2 → MKGHTPGRGRSQSLSPLCTQVPWLNHSGVSDKGLVQKRNLLGFQLNSYRKRGERQDGWRAAATDCEAHVGRMGCFALRGPGTVAGPVGGSLSVQCWYEEKHKTLNKYWCRQRWLLPCDKIVDTKGSAEEMNGRVSIRDCPANLSFTVTLKNLTEEDAGTYWCGVDTPWHKDPIVQVEVSMSPASMSMTPISITAAKTSTITTAFPPVSSTSLFTVSATHSTSNWEENEEVVSSQLPLLLSLLALLLLLLMGASLLVWRMFQKRIKAGEHSELSQNPKQAAEQSELHYANLELLSWPLQEEPAPPREVQVEYSTVAAPREELHYASVVFDSNTNRIAAQRPQEKEPDSHYSVIKKT, encoded by the exons ATGAAGGGCCACACCCCTGGGAGAGGAAGGAGCCAGAGCCTCTCCCCGCTCTGCACCCAGGTACCTTGGCTGAACCACAGTGGGGTGAGTGATAAGGGGTTGGTGCAGAAAAGGAACCTTTTAGGTTTTCAGTTGAATTCTTACAGGAAGAGGGGCGAGAGGCAGGATGGGTGGAGAGCGGCAGCCACTGACTGCGAGGCGCATGTGGGGAGGATGG GCTGTTTTGCTCTGAGAGGCCCCGGCACCGTGGCTGGCCCCGTGGGGGGATCCCTGAGCGTGCAGTGTTGGTATGAGGAGAAACACAAGACTCTCAACAAATACTGGTGCAGACAACGATGGCTTCTCCCGTGTGACAAGATTGTGGACACCAAAGGATCAGCAGAAGAAATGAACGGCCGAGTGTCCATCAGGGACTGTCCTGCAAACCTCAGCTTCACAGTGACCTTGAAGAACCTCACAGAGGAGGACGCAGGCACATACTGGTGTGGGGTGGATACACCGTGGCACAAAGATCCCATAGTCCAGGTTGAGGTGTCCATGTCCCCAG CATCAATGTCAATGACACCTATAAGCATCACTGCGGCCAAGACCTCAACAATCACAACTGCATTTCCACCTGTATCATCTACTTCCCTGTTTACAGTGAGTGCCACCCACAGTACCAGCAACTGGGAGGAAAATGAGGAGGTCGTGAGCTCACA GCTCCCGCTGCTCCTCTCCCTGTTGGCATTGTTGCTGCTTCTGTTGATGGGGGCCTCCCTGCTAGTCTGGAGGATGTTTCAGAAACGGATCAAAG CTGGTGAGCATTCGGAGCTGTCCCAGAACCCCAAGCAG GCTGCCGAGCAGAGTGAGCTGCACTACGCGAATCTGGAGCTACTGTCGTGGCCTCTGCAGGAAGAGCCAGCACCACCAAGAGAGGTGCAGGTGGAATACAGCACCGTG GCCGCCCCCAGGGAAGAACTTCACTATGCCTCGGTGGTGTTTGATTCTAACACCAACAGGATAGCTGCTCAGAGGCCCCAGGAGAAGGAACCAGATTCACATTACAGTGTGATAAAGAAGACATAG